Proteins co-encoded in one Salvelinus sp. IW2-2015 linkage group LG17, ASM291031v2, whole genome shotgun sequence genomic window:
- the LOC111976696 gene encoding LOW QUALITY PROTEIN: sodium/hydrogen exchanger 8 (The sequence of the model RefSeq protein was modified relative to this genomic sequence to represent the inferred CDS: deleted 1 base in 1 codon), whose amino-acid sequence MKGSGYHLAICLLLTWPNLCTTERVERQESLLDLHDRDDVGLEQDHTXIPGDNKKSSRNEGNIAAANPHPDGHAEQSTSLLNDTDNSSNDTLHATTVGVKATPKPTPKPILPGAGVKAQEEEQSSGMTIFFSLLVIGICIILVHLLIKFKLHFLPESVAVVSLGILMGGFIKIIEFHELANWKEEEMFRPNMFFLLLLPPIIFESGYSLHKGNFFQNIGSITLFAVIGTAISAFIVGGGIYFLGQADVIYKMSMTDSFAFGSLISAVDPVATIAIFNALNVDPVLNMLVFGESILNDAVSIVLTNTAEGFARDDNSMVTGWETFLQALGYFLKMFFGSAALGTLTGLISAIFLKHFDLRKTPSLEFGMMIIFAYLPYGLAEGIKLSGIMSILFSGIVMSHYTHHNLSPVTQILMQQTLRSVAFMCETCVFAFLGLSIFSFPHKFELSFVIWCIVLVLVGRAVNIFPLSYLLNFFRDHKITPKMMFIMWFSGLRGAIPYALSLHLGLEPIEKRQLIGTTTIIIVLFTILLLGSGTMPLIRIMDNEESQSRRKSKKDINLSKTEKMGNALELEHLSELTEEEYEAQIYQRRDLKGFMWLDAKYLNPFFTRRLTQEDLLHGRIQMKTLTNKWYEEVRQGPSGSEDVEDENELL is encoded by the exons ATGAAAGGCTCCGGGTATCATCTTGCTATTTGTCTTTTGTTGACGTGGCCAAATTTGTGCACGACAGAACGAGTTGAGAGACAAGAATCGTTGTTAGATTTGCACGACAGAGACGATGTTGGATTGGAACAGGATCATACAAWTATCCCCGGTGACAACAAAAAATCCTCGAGAAACGAAGGAAATATAGCTGCTGCCAACCCTCATCCAGACGGCCACGCAGAGCAATCAACCAG CCTGTTAAATGACACAGATAACTCCAGTAATGACACCCTCCACGCTACCACTGTGGGTGTCAAGGCAACCCCTAAGCCAACCCCGAAGCCCATCCTGCCAGGTGCTGGGGTCAAGGCCCAGGAGGAGGAACAGTCTAGTGGGATGACCATATTCTTCAGCCTACTGGTCATCG GTATCTGCATCATATTGGTGCACCTGCTTATTAAGTTCAAACTACATTTTCTTCCGGAGAGTGTGGCTGTTGTGTCCTTAG GGATCCTGATGGGAGGCTTCATAAAGATCATTGAGTTTCATGAGCTAGCTAATTGGAAG GAAGAGGAGATGTTTCGTCCCAACATGTTCTTCCTCCTGCTCCTGCCGCCCATCATCTTCGAATCAGGATACTCTCTACATAAG GGTAACTTCTTCCAGAACATTGGTTCCATCACACTGTTTGCTGTCATTGGGACAGCCATCTCTGCCTTCATCGTAGGAGGAGGGATCTACTTCCTGGGACAG gctGATGTGATCTACAAGATGAGTATGACCGACAG CTTTGCGTTTGGTTCTCTGATCTCGGCTGTGGACCCCGTAGCAACCATCGCCATCTTCAATGCTCTCAACGTGGACCCTGTCCTCAACATGCTGGTGTTTGGAGAGAGCATCCTCAACGATGCTGTCTCTATCGTACTCACCAA TACGGCCGAGGGCTTTGCCCGGGATGATAACTCCATGGTAACGGGCTGGGAGACATTCCTCCAGGCGTTGGGATACTTCCTCAAGATGTTCTTCGGTTCCGCTGCCCTTGGAACCCTCACCGGACTCATATCTGCCATT TTCCTGAAACACTTTGACTTGAGGAAGACTCCGTCTTTAGAGTTTGGCATGATGATCATCTTTGCGTACCTGCCCTACGGCCTGGCAGAGGGCATTAAACTCTCTG GTATCATGTCTATCCTGTTTTCGGGGATCGTGATGTCACACTACACCCATCACAACCTGTCTCCTGTCACTCAGATCCTAATGCAGCAGACCCTCCGCTCGGTGGCCTTCATGTGTG AGACTTGCGTGTTTGCTTTCCTGGGTCTCTCCATCTTCAGCTTCCCTCACAAGTTTGAGCTTTCCTTCGTCATCTGGTGTATA GTGTTGGTGTTAGTAGGTCGGGCCGTGAACATTTTCCCGCTCTCCTACCTGCTCAACTTC TTCAGAGATCACAAGATCACGCCCAAGATGATGTTCATCATGTGGTTCAGTG GTCTGAGAGGTGCCATCCCCTATGCCCTGAGTCTTCATCTTGGTCTAGAGCCAATAGAGAAGCGCCAGTTGATTggcaccaccaccatcatcattgtcctcttcaccatcctcctcctcgGCAGTGGGACCATGCCCCTCATTCGCATCATGGACAACGAGGAGAGCCAATCCCGACGCAAGAGCAAGAAGGACATCAACCTCAGCAAGACtgagaaaatg GGTAATGCTTTAGAGTTGGAGCACCTGTCTGAGTTGACAGAGGAGGAGTATGAGGCTCAGATCTACCAGAGACGGGACCTGAAGGGCTTCATGTGGCTGGACGCTAAATACCTCAACCCATTCTTCACACGACGACTCACACAGGAG gacCTCCTCCATGGTCGGATCCAGATGAAAACTCTGACCAATAAGTGGTACGAGGAGGTCCGACAGGGCCCGTCTGGTTCTGAGGACGTTGAAGACGAGAATGAGCTACTCTGA